The proteins below come from a single Vitis vinifera cultivar Pinot Noir 40024 chromosome 9, ASM3070453v1 genomic window:
- the LOC100253008 gene encoding protein SMALL AUXIN UP-REGULATED RNA 51, with the protein MATSLKINQIVRLKQVMKKWKAMSMKLRHGPSPDATDTDTDSEIDTDRGASAPRTPSGFLAVYVASERERFLVPTRYVNLPVFVTLLKRAEEEHGFKFSGGIVVPCEVGFFRKVLEFLEKDEKKFGSLELDEFLKMFSEVGFDSSCKTSSYAYNINTCHDQFTHLMHKAS; encoded by the coding sequence ATGGCAACCTCCCTGAAGATCAATCAAATTGTGAGGCTGAAACAGGTGATGAAGAAGTGGAAGGCAATGAGCATGAAGCTCAGACATGGACCCTCTCCAGATGCCACTGACACTGATACTGACAGTGAGATCGACACCGATAGGGGGGCTTCTGCGCCTCGCACTCCCTCTGGCTTCCTTGCCGTCTACGTTGCATCCGAGAGGGAGAGGTTCTTGGTCCCCACTAGGTATGTGAATCTTCCAGTGTTTGTGACCCTTTTGAAGAGAGCTGAGGAGGAGCATGGATTCAAGTTCAGTGGAGGGATAGTGGTGCCTTGTGAAGTAGGGTTCTTCAGGAAAGTGCTGGAGTTCCTTGAGAAAGATGAGAAGAAGTTTGGGAGCTTGGAGCTGGATGAGTTCTTGAAGATGTTTTCCGAAGTGGGTTTTGATTCTTCATGTAAGACAAGTAGCTACGCCTACAACATTAATACTTGTCATGACCAGTTCACACATCTGATGCACAAGGCCAGCTAG
- the LOC100247885 gene encoding auxin-responsive protein SAUR21 — translation MVMRSKKILRLWLWWAPQLRRRSPALPLNKEGFQVHSTETLRGSLLASQYLCQWNLKEVPRGFLAVYVGPELRRFVIPTSYLSMPDFRALMERMADEFGFEQEGGLQIPCEEEDFEEILGKCLTRHKMKKHKGVVQN, via the coding sequence ATGGTTATGCGGTCAAAGAAGATTCTCCGGCTATGGCTATGGTGGGCGCCGCAGCTGCGGCGTAGGTCTCCGGCATTGCCATTGAACAAGGAGGGTTTTCAAGTTCATTCGACCGAGACCTTGAGGGGGTCATTGCTGGCCAGCCAGTACTTGTGTCAATGGAATCTAAAGGAGGTCCCCAGAGGGTTCTTGGCCGTGTACGTCGGGCCGGAGCTAAGGCGGTTTGTAATCCCTACCAGCTACTTGTCCATGCCTGACTTTAGGGCTTTGATGGAGCGAATGGCAGATGAATTTGGGTTCGAGCAAGAAGGTGGACTGCAAATTCCTTGTGAGGAGGAAGATTTTGAGGAGATACTGGGGAAGTGTCTGACAAGGCATAAAATGAAGAAACATAAAGGAGTAGTACAAAATTGA
- the LOC100242742 gene encoding protein SMALL AUXIN UP-REGULATED RNA 51: MDSKKSNKISEIVRLQQILKKWKKLANAPKNSNKNGSHSSTSSSSNNGSKSIKFLKKTLSFTDTTSMLSTEVVPKGFLAVCVGKELKRFIIPTEYLGHQAFGVLLREAEEEFGFQQEGVLKIPCEVAVFERILKVVEEKRDVFFLHEFGLNAEKEMIGCCSSSDCELTPSHHPQMCR, encoded by the coding sequence ATGGATTCAAAGAAGTCTAACAAGATCAGTGAGATTGTTAGGCTTCAGCAGATCCTCAAGAAGTGGAAAAAGCTTGCAAATGCACCAAAAAACAGCAACAAAAATGGCAGCCACAGCTCTACTTCCTCCTCCTCCAACAATGGCAGCAAGAGCATCAAGTTCCTCAAGAAGACTCTCTCCTTCACAGACACTACTTCAATGCTTTCTACCGAGGTCGTCCCAAAAGGGTTTCTGGCAGTGTGCGTGGGGAAGGAGCTGAAGAGGTTCATCATCCCAACCGAGTACCTGGGTCACCAGGCATTTGGGGTTCTGCTGAGGGAAGCCGAAGAAGAATTCGGGTTTCAGCAGGAGGGTGTGCTCAAGATCCCATGTGAAGTGGCTGTGTTTGAGAGGATCTTGAAGGTGGTGGAAGAGAAGAGAGACGTGTTCTTCCTGCATGAGTTTGGATTGAATGCAGAGAAGGAGATGATTGGTTGTTGCTCATCCTCAGATTGTGAGCTCACACCTTCTCACCATCCTCAAATGTGTAGGTGA